The following are from one region of the Halarcobacter sp. genome:
- a CDS encoding ABC transporter substrate-binding protein yields the protein MNIFRYFLLIISFTIFSYASQTEELKEVSIQLNWKYQFEFAGFIAAKEKGFYEDAGLSVEIKEFNHGINIVEDLKSGKSTFSIYDFSVLNFEELKDSLKLIANYFKRSALVFVTKQDIVTPFDLKDKTIMIEHEQLNLSTLNALFRKFSISENDFKFRQHSFNPDDFISGKVDVMSAYLSNEIYEIKKSNVPFNIIDPQSYGIYGSGVNLFTTKKLTQNDPELIKKFLEATNKGWLYSLEHKKEIVDIIYDKYSKVKTKDALLFEANQIEKLIMPKIYEVGKIDKQLFQKNINEFVNDGLIQKKFDVDDIIYDTSAKNVTELNFTKEQQEYISKKDKITMCIDPDWMPYEKLIDGKHVGMTSEYIPILSKKIGIPIELVPTKTWSESVEFAKSRECDIFSLASATPSRLTYMNFTSPYVSFPLVIATRNDELFISDPDSLVSEKKLGVVKGYATGEILKRLHPDNKIVDVVNVTEGMQKVAKGELFGFVDALPTIAYTLQHNYIWELKISGKFNYYFELGIGVRNDDIILFELFQKAVQAIDEKDKQRITNSYISVNVESGFDYTLFYQIGIVLLIVSLFLFYRHFQLTRHNRVLKKQQNQLNKSNEELIKTKKRLEASIKDFEILINSVTEAIFIFEDNICIDANDVAHKMYGYDSKDEIIGKNIKVFVPKETYKEIKKRKTNNDSTIFESKGIKKDGTIIDVLSKGTNAIINSKKVRISAVVDISETKQKEQLLFQQSKMASMGQMLENIAHQWRQPLSLISSISTAIELKKDLDISTAEDEKKELKKINSTAQHLSETIEDFRNFFKSDKKKVEFSILKTIDRSIELVEGVLKNNSITVIFEDVDDTVIKSYENEFMQALINIFYNAKDAFEKLENEKYIFINLKKENDLFILKIKDNAKGIDESIIKNIFEPYFTTKHQAQGTGIGLYMTQMIVEKHMRGKIEVENVNYTYRNKKYSGAQFTFKIPV from the coding sequence TTGAATATATTTAGATACTTTTTATTAATTATTAGTTTTACTATTTTTTCTTATGCCTCTCAAACAGAGGAGCTAAAAGAGGTATCTATTCAATTAAATTGGAAATACCAATTTGAATTTGCAGGGTTTATTGCCGCAAAAGAGAAAGGCTTTTATGAAGATGCAGGATTATCTGTAGAAATAAAAGAGTTTAATCATGGTATTAATATTGTAGAAGATTTAAAAAGTGGTAAGTCTACTTTTTCAATTTATGACTTTTCTGTGTTAAATTTTGAAGAGTTAAAAGATTCTTTAAAACTCATAGCAAATTATTTTAAACGTTCAGCTTTAGTTTTTGTAACTAAACAAGATATTGTTACACCTTTTGATTTAAAAGATAAAACAATTATGATTGAACATGAACAATTAAATTTATCAACACTAAATGCACTTTTTAGAAAATTCAGCATTTCAGAAAATGATTTTAAATTTAGACAGCATTCTTTTAATCCTGATGATTTTATAAGTGGTAAAGTTGATGTTATGAGTGCATATTTATCAAATGAAATTTATGAAATTAAAAAATCAAATGTCCCTTTTAATATCATTGACCCACAGTCTTATGGAATATATGGTTCTGGAGTAAATCTATTTACTACAAAAAAATTAACACAAAATGACCCTGAACTTATAAAAAAATTTTTAGAAGCAACAAATAAAGGATGGCTTTATTCTTTAGAACACAAAAAAGAGATAGTTGATATTATTTATGATAAATATTCAAAAGTAAAAACAAAAGATGCTCTTTTATTTGAAGCTAATCAAATAGAAAAACTGATTATGCCAAAAATATATGAGGTTGGTAAAATTGATAAACAATTGTTTCAAAAAAATATAAATGAATTTGTAAATGATGGACTAATTCAAAAAAAATTTGATGTTGATGATATAATTTATGATACATCTGCTAAAAATGTTACAGAATTAAATTTTACAAAAGAACAACAAGAATATATATCTAAAAAAGATAAAATTACAATGTGTATTGATCCTGATTGGATGCCTTATGAAAAACTTATTGATGGTAAACATGTAGGAATGACTTCAGAATATATACCTATTCTATCAAAAAAAATTGGTATTCCAATAGAGTTAGTTCCCACTAAAACTTGGAGTGAATCAGTAGAATTTGCAAAATCAAGAGAATGTGATATTTTTTCTTTGGCTTCGGCAACTCCTTCAAGATTGACTTATATGAATTTTACAAGCCCTTATGTTTCTTTCCCTTTAGTGATTGCAACTAGAAATGATGAATTATTTATTTCAGATCCAGACAGTTTAGTTTCAGAAAAAAAACTAGGAGTTGTAAAAGGTTATGCCACAGGAGAGATATTAAAAAGATTACATCCTGATAATAAAATAGTTGATGTTGTAAATGTTACAGAAGGTATGCAAAAAGTTGCAAAAGGGGAGCTTTTTGGTTTTGTAGATGCCTTGCCAACTATCGCTTATACTCTTCAACACAATTATATTTGGGAACTTAAAATAAGTGGTAAGTTCAATTATTATTTTGAATTAGGTATTGGGGTAAGAAACGATGATATTATCTTATTTGAATTATTTCAAAAAGCAGTTCAAGCTATAGATGAAAAAGATAAACAAAGAATTACCAATAGTTATATCTCTGTTAATGTCGAATCTGGTTTTGACTATACACTTTTTTATCAAATAGGAATTGTACTTCTTATTGTAAGTTTATTTCTTTTTTATAGACATTTTCAACTAACAAGACATAATAGGGTACTAAAAAAACAACAAAATCAATTAAACAAATCAAATGAAGAGTTAATAAAAACAAAAAAAAGATTGGAAGCTTCAATTAAAGATTTTGAAATATTGATAAACTCTGTTACTGAAGCAATATTTATTTTTGAAGATAATATTTGTATTGATGCAAATGATGTTGCACATAAAATGTATGGTTATGATTCAAAAGATGAGATTATAGGAAAAAACATAAAAGTTTTTGTACCTAAAGAAACATATAAAGAGATTAAAAAAAGAAAAACCAATAATGACTCAACTATTTTTGAATCAAAGGGTATTAAAAAAGATGGAACAATAATCGATGTATTATCAAAAGGTACAAATGCAATAATAAACTCAAAAAAAGTAAGAATATCAGCAGTTGTAGATATAAGTGAAACTAAACAAAAAGAACAATTACTATTCCAACAATCAAAAATGGCTTCAATGGGGCAGATGTTGGAGAATATCGCTCATCAATGGAGACAACCATTAAGTTTGATAAGTTCAATATCAACAGCAATTGAGTTAAAAAAAGATTTAGATATTTCAACTGCAGAAGATGAGAAAAAAGAGCTTAAAAAAATCAATTCTACAGCACAACATTTGTCAGAAACAATTGAAGATTTTAGAAACTTTTTTAAATCAGACAAAAAGAAAGTTGAGTTCTCTATTCTAAAGACAATAGATAGATCAATAGAACTAGTAGAAGGTGTACTTAAAAATAATTCAATTACTGTGATATTTGAAGATGTTGATGATACAGTAATAAAAAGTTATGAAAATGAGTTTATGCAAGCACTAATAAATATATTTTACAATGCTAAAGATGCTTTTGAAAAACTAGAAAATGAAAAATATATCTTTATAAATTTAAAAAAAGAAAATGATTTATTTATTTTGAAAATTAAAGATAATGCAAAAGGGATAGATGAATCAATTATTAAAAATATTTTTGAACCATATTTTACAACTAAACATCAAGCTCAAGGTACAGGAATTGGCCTTTATATGACTCAAATGATTGTTGAAAAACATATGAGAGGAAAAATTGAAGTAGAGAATGTAAATTATACTTATAGAAATAAAAAATACTCTGGGGCACAATTTACTTTTAAAATCCCTGTTTAA
- a CDS encoding proline--tRNA ligase: MKFSQMFIPTTKETPNDATLPSHQFLVRGGFINQTGAGIYNFMPLGKIVLDKIRAVVKEEMDNAGANEVLMSFVTPLELWEQSGRAIAMGPELLKFKDRKNAGFVLSPTNEETVVDIVKNRITSYKDLPINLYHINTKFRDEARPRFGLMRGREFLMKDAYSFHDSHEDLVREFNVMEDAYKKVYERLGLEFRVVEADSGAIGGSGSKEFMILANSGEDTIVVCDSCDYGANIEAAKRKPAKKEKLETKALEKVETPNCKTIAEVSEFLNADSYYSMKAVMKKAVYEESSEVVLFFVRGTDELEETKACNAANALDLEDANEEEVIAAGLVPGFCGIVDLPKDIKVFVDNELKEDNNLVCGANEENYHFTGVDLTSMELEYADLIAVQEGDLCPCCDGKLSYTKGIEAGHIFQLGTKYSEAMDAKFLDANGKAQPFVMGCYGIGVSRLVAAVIEQHHDEKGCIWTKPTAPFMVDVIVSNGKKEDELEAGMNIYNSLKQAGIETIIDDRKQQRFGFKMGDFELIGFPYAVVVGKKLQDGLVEVVDRKTLEKTEVKVEEVVEYLINETK; this comes from the coding sequence ATGAAATTTTCTCAAATGTTTATACCAACAACTAAAGAGACTCCAAATGATGCAACACTGCCATCTCATCAGTTTTTAGTAAGAGGTGGATTTATAAACCAAACTGGTGCAGGAATCTATAATTTCATGCCTTTAGGAAAAATAGTTTTAGACAAAATCAGAGCTGTTGTAAAAGAAGAGATGGATAATGCAGGTGCAAATGAAGTATTAATGAGTTTTGTTACACCTTTAGAACTTTGGGAACAATCTGGGCGTGCTATAGCAATGGGACCTGAGTTACTAAAATTTAAAGATAGAAAAAATGCAGGTTTTGTTTTATCTCCTACAAATGAAGAAACAGTTGTTGATATTGTTAAAAATAGAATAACATCATATAAAGATTTACCAATTAATTTATACCATATAAATACAAAATTTAGAGATGAAGCTAGACCTAGATTTGGACTTATGAGAGGTAGAGAGTTTTTAATGAAAGATGCATACTCTTTCCACGATTCTCATGAAGATTTAGTTAGAGAATTTAATGTGATGGAAGATGCATATAAAAAAGTATATGAAAGACTAGGATTAGAGTTTAGAGTTGTTGAAGCTGATAGTGGAGCTATTGGTGGAAGTGGTTCTAAAGAGTTTATGATACTTGCAAACTCAGGGGAAGATACAATAGTTGTATGTGATTCTTGTGATTATGGTGCAAATATTGAAGCAGCAAAAAGAAAACCAGCCAAAAAAGAAAAATTAGAAACTAAAGCATTAGAAAAAGTTGAAACTCCAAATTGTAAAACAATAGCTGAGGTTAGTGAATTTTTAAATGCAGACTCTTACTATTCTATGAAAGCAGTTATGAAAAAAGCTGTTTATGAAGAATCATCTGAAGTTGTTTTATTTTTTGTAAGAGGAACAGATGAATTAGAAGAAACAAAAGCTTGTAATGCAGCAAATGCACTTGATTTAGAAGATGCAAATGAAGAAGAGGTAATAGCTGCTGGATTAGTTCCAGGTTTTTGTGGAATTGTAGATTTACCAAAAGATATAAAAGTATTTGTTGATAATGAATTAAAAGAAGATAATAACTTAGTTTGTGGTGCAAATGAAGAAAACTATCACTTCACAGGTGTAGATTTAACATCTATGGAACTTGAATATGCAGATTTAATTGCAGTTCAAGAGGGTGACTTATGTCCTTGTTGTGATGGAAAATTATCATATACAAAAGGGATTGAAGCTGGACATATTTTCCAACTGGGAACTAAATACTCAGAAGCTATGGATGCTAAGTTTTTAGATGCAAATGGAAAAGCACAACCTTTTGTTATGGGATGTTATGGGATTGGTGTAAGTAGATTAGTTGCAGCAGTTATAGAACAACACCATGATGAAAAGGGGTGTATCTGGACAAAGCCAACAGCTCCTTTTATGGTTGATGTTATTGTGTCAAATGGAAAAAAAGAGGATGAATTAGAAGCTGGTATGAATATATACAATTCATTAAAACAAGCTGGAATTGAAACTATAATTGATGATAGAAAACAACAAAGATTTGGTTTTAAAATGGGAGACTTTGAGCTTATTGGTTTCCCTTATGCAGTTGTTGTTGGTAAAAAATTACAAGATGGTTTAGTTGAAGTAGTTGATAGAAAAACTTTAGAAAAAACTGAAGTAAAAGTTGAAGAGGTTGTTGAATATTTAATAAATGAAACTAAATAA
- the hisD gene encoding histidinol dehydrogenase: MKIINTKDANFSKEFENILARAKTDIKGVSAIVTGIIDEIVQDGNEALKAHIEKFDKWEVKSDEELMISQDDMKKAYDNIDENLKKALHTAYDRIKTYHEKQLPKSWVDFEKNGTILGQKVTPVDKAGLYIPGGKAAYPSSLLMNAIPAIVAGVEEIVVCTPTPNNEVNELLLAACHICNVSKAYKVGGASAIAAMAYGTQTIPKVDVITGPGNIFVATAKKLVFGEVNIDMIAGPSEIGILSDSSAKPKYLAIDLLSQAEHDEMASSIMITIDENIAIQTSDEVENYLKTLSREAIARKSIEDRGAIIIAKDMDEALELMNEIAPEHLEVMTVNPFELLPKIKHAGAIFLGENTPEPIGDYIAGPNHTLPTGSTAKFYSPLNVENFLKKSSIINFSKNAIDELGEACALLADTEGLTAHAKSVRVRLEEDK, translated from the coding sequence ATGAAGATAATTAATACAAAAGATGCAAATTTTAGTAAAGAGTTTGAAAATATTTTAGCTAGAGCTAAAACTGATATTAAAGGTGTTTCAGCAATAGTTACAGGAATAATTGATGAGATTGTTCAAGATGGTAATGAAGCTTTAAAAGCTCACATAGAAAAGTTTGATAAATGGGAAGTTAAAAGTGATGAAGAGCTTATGATTTCTCAAGATGATATGAAAAAAGCTTATGATAATATTGATGAAAATTTAAAAAAAGCTTTACATACAGCCTATGATAGAATAAAAACTTACCACGAAAAACAACTTCCAAAATCTTGGGTTGATTTTGAAAAAAATGGAACAATTTTAGGACAAAAAGTAACTCCTGTGGATAAAGCAGGGCTTTATATCCCTGGTGGAAAAGCTGCATATCCAAGCTCACTTTTAATGAATGCTATACCAGCAATAGTTGCAGGTGTTGAAGAGATTGTTGTTTGTACTCCAACACCAAATAACGAAGTAAATGAATTATTGCTTGCAGCATGTCACATTTGTAATGTAAGTAAAGCTTATAAAGTTGGAGGAGCTAGTGCTATTGCAGCAATGGCTTATGGAACACAAACAATTCCTAAAGTGGATGTAATAACAGGTCCAGGAAATATCTTTGTAGCAACTGCAAAAAAATTAGTATTTGGTGAAGTAAATATTGATATGATTGCAGGACCTTCAGAGATAGGTATTTTAAGTGATAGTAGTGCAAAACCAAAATATTTGGCAATTGACCTTTTATCACAAGCTGAACATGATGAGATGGCAAGTTCAATTATGATTACAATTGATGAAAATATAGCTATACAAACTTCAGATGAGGTTGAAAACTACTTAAAAACTCTAAGTAGAGAAGCTATTGCTAGAAAATCTATAGAAGATAGGGGCGCAATTATTATTGCAAAAGATATGGATGAAGCATTAGAACTTATGAATGAAATTGCTCCTGAACACTTAGAGGTGATGACTGTAAATCCATTTGAATTATTACCTAAAATAAAACATGCAGGTGCAATTTTCTTAGGTGAAAATACTCCTGAACCAATTGGTGATTATATAGCTGGACCAAATCATACTTTACCAACAGGAAGTACAGCTAAATTTTATAGCCCTTTAAATGTAGAAAATTTCTTAAAGAAAAGTTCAATTATTAACTTTTCTAAAAATGCAATTGATGAATTAGGGGAAGCTTGTGCACTTTTGGCTGATACTGAAGGTTTAACAGCTCACGCAAAATCAGTGAGAGTTAGACTAGAAGAGGATAAATAA
- the hemA gene encoding glutamyl-tRNA reductase → MSYLSISFSHKNTDIQTREKLAFPNEENKDRFLKQLIEDENIREAILLSTCNRVEIITAVNNTSKASKSIIKKLSNYSKIDFENLYDRADIYDNDGAIHHLFSVASALDSLVIGETQIVGQLKDAFRFSLAKNYCDQKLPRALHYSFKCAAAVRNATSLGTGSVSVASTAVAKAKEIIKDTSGVKALVIGAGEMSELTIKHLLSAGFDVILTSRDIKKAQILADTFEEYVKVEEYSKLEELLNETPVMITATSAPYPIITQEMTKECSFERYWFDIAVPRDIDDIESSNLMIYSVDDLQDIVNSNMSLRAEQAKTAYSIVNKMSLEFFEWLKSLEIEPVVKHMYTKADEIIEKKLQNAMKKGFINRDDEENIRKLCQTVINEYLHLPQKQIKTLSKDNQCDIVVGTVQSIFGLSSDANMLNAHNCDKFKIN, encoded by the coding sequence ATGAGTTATTTAAGTATTAGTTTTTCTCACAAAAATACAGATATTCAAACAAGAGAGAAACTTGCATTTCCAAATGAAGAAAATAAAGATAGATTTTTAAAACAATTAATAGAAGATGAAAATATAAGAGAAGCTATACTTTTGTCAACCTGTAATAGGGTTGAGATTATAACAGCAGTTAATAATACAAGTAAAGCTTCAAAATCAATAATCAAAAAATTAAGTAATTATTCAAAAATAGATTTTGAAAATCTATATGATAGAGCAGATATTTATGATAATGATGGAGCTATACACCACCTTTTTTCTGTAGCATCGGCACTTGATTCTTTGGTTATAGGTGAAACACAAATTGTAGGACAGCTAAAAGATGCTTTTAGATTTTCTTTAGCAAAAAACTACTGTGATCAAAAACTACCAAGAGCCTTACACTACTCTTTTAAATGTGCAGCAGCAGTTAGAAATGCAACAAGTTTAGGAACAGGTTCTGTTTCTGTTGCAAGTACAGCAGTAGCAAAAGCAAAAGAGATTATAAAAGATACAAGTGGAGTAAAAGCTCTAGTTATAGGTGCAGGTGAGATGAGTGAACTTACCATTAAACACCTTTTAAGTGCAGGATTTGATGTAATTTTAACAAGTAGAGATATCAAAAAAGCACAAATTCTAGCAGATACCTTTGAAGAGTATGTAAAAGTTGAAGAGTATTCAAAGCTAGAAGAGCTTTTAAATGAAACACCAGTTATGATTACTGCAACATCAGCTCCTTATCCAATAATTACTCAAGAGATGACCAAAGAGTGTAGTTTTGAAAGATACTGGTTTGATATTGCAGTTCCAAGAGATATTGATGATATTGAATCTTCTAATCTAATGATATATTCAGTTGATGATTTACAAGATATTGTAAATAGCAATATGAGTTTAAGAGCGGAACAAGCTAAAACAGCTTATTCAATTGTAAATAAAATGTCATTGGAGTTTTTTGAATGGTTAAAATCTTTAGAGATAGAACCAGTAGTAAAACATATGTATACAAAAGCAGATGAAATTATAGAAAAGAAACTTCAAAACGCAATGAAAAAAGGTTTTATAAATAGAGATGATGAAGAAAATATTAGAAAGCTTTGTCAAACAGTTATAAATGAATATTTACATCTTCCTCAAAAACAGATTAAAACTCTTTCAAAAGATAATCAATGTGATATTGTTGTAGGAACAGTTCAATCAATTTTTGGACTAAGTTCTGATGCAAATATGCTAAACGCACATAATTGCGATAAATTTAAAATAAATTAA
- a CDS encoding mechanosensitive ion channel domain-containing protein gives MNSVQTVSDMIGLYALNIAIAIVIFIIGKWVAKKVADFAKKMMLRNEKVDKTLANFLDDIIYYVLMVIVILTALKQLGVDTTSFFAILGAAGLAIGLALKDSLGNFASGVMIIMFRPFKVGDFVNAGGVSGTVEEVSIFNTIIITPDNQKIIVPNGAITGGSITNVNAKPERRVDLVVGISYDDDIKKAKDLLKGIVEADERVLQDKGITVAVSELADSSVNFVVRAWVKTPDYWGVKFDLTENVKTTFDKEGITIPYPQQDVHHYNND, from the coding sequence ATGAACAGTGTACAAACAGTTTCTGATATGATTGGTCTTTATGCATTAAATATTGCAATTGCTATTGTTATATTTATTATAGGTAAGTGGGTAGCAAAAAAAGTTGCTGACTTTGCTAAAAAAATGATGTTAAGAAATGAAAAAGTAGATAAAACATTAGCTAATTTTTTAGATGATATTATTTATTATGTTTTAATGGTTATTGTAATCTTAACAGCTTTAAAACAATTAGGTGTAGATACTACTTCATTTTTTGCAATTTTAGGTGCAGCTGGTTTAGCTATTGGTTTAGCTCTAAAAGATTCTTTAGGAAACTTTGCATCAGGTGTAATGATTATTATGTTTAGACCTTTTAAAGTTGGAGATTTTGTAAATGCTGGTGGTGTATCAGGTACAGTTGAAGAGGTATCTATTTTTAATACTATTATTATCACACCAGATAATCAAAAAATTATTGTGCCAAATGGAGCTATAACAGGTGGTTCAATTACAAATGTAAATGCAAAACCAGAAAGAAGAGTTGATTTAGTTGTTGGTATCTCATATGATGATGATATTAAAAAAGCTAAAGATTTATTAAAAGGTATAGTTGAAGCTGATGAAAGAGTACTTCAAGATAAGGGAATTACTGTTGCAGTTTCTGAATTAGCAGATTCATCTGTAAATTTTGTTGTTAGAGCTTGGGTTAAAACTCCAGATTATTGGGGTGTAAAATTTGACTTAACAGAAAATGTAAAAACAACTTTTGACAAAGAGGGAATTACTATTCCTTATCCACAACAGGATGTTCATCACTACAACAACGATTAA
- a CDS encoding shikimate kinase: protein MGVGKGTIARALVKATDYFSIDTDDLIESVENKKIKKIFKEEGEPYFRSLEKKCALWLEKNVDNTIISTGGGFFRQENIHNIGKVIYLESSFEGILNRIHSAPNAKVKLKKRPLLSNLEEAKTIYKQRIEDYKKVADVTVNVENRDIDDIIKDILGNI from the coding sequence ATGGGTGTTGGAAAAGGTACAATAGCCAGAGCTTTAGTAAAAGCAACAGATTATTTTTCAATTGATACAGACGATTTAATAGAAAGTGTAGAGAATAAAAAAATAAAAAAAATTTTTAAAGAAGAGGGTGAACCTTATTTTAGAAGTTTAGAAAAGAAGTGTGCTTTATGGCTTGAAAAAAATGTAGATAATACTATTATCTCTACTGGTGGAGGATTTTTTAGACAAGAAAATATTCACAATATAGGGAAAGTTATATATCTAGAATCAAGTTTTGAAGGTATATTAAATAGAATACACTCTGCTCCAAATGCAAAAGTAAAATTAAAGAAAAGACCTCTTTTATCAAATTTAGAAGAAGCAAAAACAATATATAAACAAAGAATTGAAGATTATAAAAAAGTAGCTGATGTTACAGTAAATGTAGAAAATAGAGATATAGACGATATCATAAAAGATATATTAGGAAATATATAA
- a CDS encoding DUF2018 family protein, with the protein MANNWLIEDEDDLFVGSAKSKYFDIANQANKEIVEDEFDKLLEKLAVMEILLSKDKSEEFDINEVIKQYVIQNLDEVEQMKKGLYVELAGDIVCRLDS; encoded by the coding sequence ATGGCAAATAATTGGTTAATCGAAGATGAAGATGATTTATTTGTAGGTTCTGCCAAGTCAAAATATTTTGATATTGCAAATCAAGCTAATAAAGAGATTGTTGAAGATGAGTTTGACAAATTATTAGAAAAGCTTGCAGTTATGGAGATACTTTTATCAAAAGATAAAAGTGAAGAGTTTGATATAAATGAAGTTATAAAACAATATGTTATTCAAAATTTAGATGAAGTTGAACAGATGAAAAAAGGTTTATATGTTGAACTTGCAGGCGATATAGTTTGTAGATTAGATTCATAA
- a CDS encoding polyprenyl synthetase family protein, whose protein sequence is MEELQKVKDQIKDFVKECNDKKSLELLDLLATGKMLRSKLILKIAGINEESIKLCAIVEMIHAASLLHDDVIDEADTRRGKPSINALFDNKTSIMFGDILYSKAFTELSQMNREVAYTVSNAVTLLSIGEMLDVDLTNEFNTSYDKYLDMIYKKTASLIEASAKSAAILANKDKDKFALYGKNLGLAFQMIDDILDITQDSQTLGKPAMLDFVEGKVTIPYLLLHERVEDKARLESLYKKSLSQEDTLWIKQQMTETKALEDSINEAKKLGLEAIAAVKDEDNESLVQIMSAMINREF, encoded by the coding sequence GTGGAAGAGTTACAAAAAGTAAAAGATCAAATAAAAGATTTTGTTAAAGAGTGTAATGATAAAAAAAGTTTAGAATTACTAGATTTATTAGCTACAGGAAAGATGTTAAGAAGTAAATTAATACTTAAAATTGCAGGTATTAATGAAGAATCAATAAAACTTTGTGCAATTGTAGAGATGATTCACGCGGCATCTTTATTACATGATGATGTTATTGATGAAGCAGATACAAGAAGGGGAAAACCTTCTATAAACGCACTTTTTGATAATAAAACCTCTATTATGTTTGGAGATATTTTATATTCAAAAGCCTTTACTGAACTTAGTCAGATGAATAGAGAAGTTGCATATACTGTTTCAAATGCAGTTACACTATTAAGTATTGGTGAGATGTTAGATGTGGATTTGACAAATGAATTCAATACTTCATATGATAAATATCTAGATATGATTTACAAAAAAACAGCTTCATTAATTGAAGCATCTGCAAAATCTGCTGCAATATTAGCAAATAAAGATAAAGATAAATTTGCACTTTATGGTAAAAACCTTGGTTTAGCTTTCCAAATGATAGATGATATCTTAGATATTACGCAAGATAGCCAAACTCTGGGAAAACCTGCAATGTTGGATTTTGTTGAAGGAAAAGTTACTATTCCATACCTTCTTTTACATGAAAGAGTTGAAGATAAAGCTAGATTAGAGAGTCTTTATAAAAAGAGTTTAAGCCAAGAAGATACTTTATGGATTAAACAACAAATGACAGAAACAAAAGCACTTGAAGATTCAATTAATGAAGCTAAAAAATTAGGTTTAGAAGCTATTGCGGCTGTTAAAGATGAAGATAATGAATCTTTAGTACAAATTATGAGTGCAATGATAAATAGAGAATTTTAA